AAGCAACAATCTGGACCGTCCTCCATCATACAGAATCTCTTGGAGAAGGTCCTTCCTACGCCGCTACCGATCCCAGTAAGTGTATATAGTATGCGGTACTTACATTAGCTCTTTTGCTATATCTTTACTCATATTTTTACTTATtatcagaaaaaaaaaaaaaaatgttgcacATTCAGGTAACATTTTTTATTATAATTGCATTTATTATTCATTTCAGTGCATCAAATAATGAACTAACAGAACTAACACTTGTTAACAATGGAACTCAGGCCAATGAAACTACCCCGCAAGACCGTATCGCTCTCTACACTCAACCCATTCTCATCAACGCAACACAGCTCTCATCCCTGCAAACCATGTCCCACACCTCTCTAAATATGGACAACCATAATCCAACATGTCCTGAGGACATGTTTTCTCCAACTCTTACCACCATTGGTACTACACGTCACACTGTATCTCTCTCTAATCTCTTGGATCCACCTAGCTACGACGCCGCTTTGGCTAACATGGATGAACATTCGATCAGAAAGCTGAAATCAGAGATATATCTACCTTCATACAGCTCAACTGAACCTCTAAAGTGATacagtataaaaaaaatattcttCGTCTCAATTTAAAAAATTTCCTCGATTCTGTATTTTGTTTGGTTTATTTATAAGGTGTGAAAATACTTTATTAATAATTGAATAAGCAAAATTTGGAAACAGAAAAATAAAACTTATATTGTGATAGCTCTTTTTCTTCATATATCTGAATTTTAATGACCTGGAAAAGCCATTATGTAATGAGCTACATTTTATTTTCTGCAAATCTTACCAAAGATAGTTTAACATGGACATAATTGTACTTGCCCAATGACTGAATGATCAGGCTAAGGTTGTGGATCATATAGACAACACAAAGGCAACGATTGAAAAAACTTACAATAAGGTAAACTGTTTACCCGATGACT
This is a stretch of genomic DNA from Procambarus clarkii isolate CNS0578487 chromosome 45, FALCON_Pclarkii_2.0, whole genome shotgun sequence. It encodes these proteins:
- the LOC123770020 gene encoding uncharacterized protein, coding for MVTEPSSAAVNNKDWCAIWSTIVVSGAVALIGLSFVVRSIGSVGLVLVFIGGFLTVVAVCAAVGKCTRQKNKDPPQSNNLDRPPSYRISWRRSFLRRYRSHASNNELTELTLVNNGTQANETTPQDRIALYTQPILINATQLSSLQTMSHTSLNMDNHNPTCPEDMFSPTLTTIGTTRHTVSLSNLLDPPSYDAALANMDEHSIRKLKSEIYLPSYSSTEPLK